A window from Salvia miltiorrhiza cultivar Shanhuang (shh) chromosome 2, IMPLAD_Smil_shh, whole genome shotgun sequence encodes these proteins:
- the LOC131008706 gene encoding uncharacterized protein LOC131008706 isoform X1: MEAEKALELVKKGATLLALDVPPYTLFGIDTQIFSAGPNFKGIKMIPPGIHYIYYSSSNREGSEFSPIIGFFIDASSSQVIVRRWDQKEERLVKVLEEEEDRYSDAVKRLEFDNQLGPYSLSQYGDWKHLSNFITKDTVDRLEPIGGDITIACESEMFSGTSMEKSLAEQLKNKFSARKEKSQTQGCYYTTIPRVVKQKGVYGEDITSLNLDKTHLLETILMKEYGGDEDALLAELQFAFIAFLMGQSLQAFLQWKLLVSLLLGCTESPLRSRSLLFTKFIKVIYYQLKFGLQKEQKDTGDVPQGVSALLEESWLSSDSFLHRLCKDFFLVVLEAPVVDGDLLTWTRRLRTLLEDSIGWNFEENSAADGVYFDEEDEYAPVVVNMDDVT; the protein is encoded by the exons ATGGAGGCAGAGAAGGCTTTAGAATTAGTGAAGAAAGGCGCCACTCTTCTTGCGCTCGACGTTCCTCCGTACACTCTATTTGGTATTGATACCCAG ATTTTTTCGGCAGGTCCTAACTTTAAGGGTATCAAGATGATTCCTCCCGGTATTCACTATATATACTATAGCTCTTCTAACAG GGAAGGCAGTGAGTTTTCTCCAATAATTGGTTTCTTCATCGATGCAAGCTCATCACAG GTGATTGTTCGGAGATGGGATCAAAAGGAAGAGCGGTTAGTCAAAGTTTTAGAGGAAGAG GAAGACCGATACTCTGATGCTGTTAAAAGATTGGAATTTGATAATCAGCTTGGACCATACTCATTAAGCCAGTATGGGGATTGGAAACATTTGTCCAACTTCATTACCAAGGATACTGTTGACCGTCTTG AACCTATTGGAGGGGATATCACAATTGCGTGCGAATCTGAAATGTTTTCTGGAACATCCATGGAGAAATCTTTAGCTGAGCAGCTAAAGAACAAGTTTTCAGCTCGTAAAGAAAAGTCACAAACGCAAGGTTGCTATTACACTACAATTCCTCGAGTTGTAAAGCAGAAGGGAGTCTATGGGGAGGATATCACTAGTTTGAATCTTGACAAG ACACATCTTCTGGAAACCATATTGATGAAAGAATATGGGGGTGATGAAGACGCACTTCTAGCAGAATTGCAGTTTGCATTCATTGCATTTCTG ATGGGTCAATCTCTTCAAGCATTTCTGCAGTGGAAGCTTTTAGTGAGTCTCTTACTTGGTTGTACAGAATCT CCTCTTCGCTCCAGGAGTTTGCTATTTACCAAG TTTATCAAGGTCATATATTATCAATTGAAATTTGGGTTACAAAAGGAACAAAAAGATACTGGTGATGTGCCTCAAGGAGTGTCAGCATTGTTGGAAGAGTCTTGGTTATCTTCTGATAGCTTTTTGCACCGTTTATGCAAG GATTTCTTTTTGGTAGTGCTCGAAGCTCCTGTGGTTGATGGGGACCTTCTCACTTGG ACAAGAAGGCTGAGGACACTGCTTGAAGACTCTATAGGATGGAATTTTGAGGAGAATAGTGCAGCTGATGGAGTATacttcgacgaagaagatgag TATGCTCCAGTGGTAGTGAATATGGATGATGTTACCTGA
- the LOC131008706 gene encoding uncharacterized protein LOC131008706 isoform X2, giving the protein MEAEKALELVKKGATLLALDVPPYTLFGIDTQIFSAGPNFKGIKMIPPGIHYIYYSSSNREGSEFSPIIGFFIDASSSQVIVRRWDQKEERLVKVLEEEEDRYSDAVKRLEFDNQLGPYSLSQYGDWKHLSNFITKDTVDRLEPIGGDITIACESEMFSGTSMEKSLAEQLKNKFSARKEKSQTQGCYYTTIPRVVKQKGVYGEDITSLNLDKTHLLETILMKEYGGDEDALLAELQFAFIAFLMGQSLQAFLQWKLLVSLLLGCTESPLRSRSLLFTKFIKVIYYQLKFGLQKEQKDTGDVPQGVSALLEESWLSSDSFLHRLCKDFFLVVLEAPVVDGDLLTWKAEDTA; this is encoded by the exons ATGGAGGCAGAGAAGGCTTTAGAATTAGTGAAGAAAGGCGCCACTCTTCTTGCGCTCGACGTTCCTCCGTACACTCTATTTGGTATTGATACCCAG ATTTTTTCGGCAGGTCCTAACTTTAAGGGTATCAAGATGATTCCTCCCGGTATTCACTATATATACTATAGCTCTTCTAACAG GGAAGGCAGTGAGTTTTCTCCAATAATTGGTTTCTTCATCGATGCAAGCTCATCACAG GTGATTGTTCGGAGATGGGATCAAAAGGAAGAGCGGTTAGTCAAAGTTTTAGAGGAAGAG GAAGACCGATACTCTGATGCTGTTAAAAGATTGGAATTTGATAATCAGCTTGGACCATACTCATTAAGCCAGTATGGGGATTGGAAACATTTGTCCAACTTCATTACCAAGGATACTGTTGACCGTCTTG AACCTATTGGAGGGGATATCACAATTGCGTGCGAATCTGAAATGTTTTCTGGAACATCCATGGAGAAATCTTTAGCTGAGCAGCTAAAGAACAAGTTTTCAGCTCGTAAAGAAAAGTCACAAACGCAAGGTTGCTATTACACTACAATTCCTCGAGTTGTAAAGCAGAAGGGAGTCTATGGGGAGGATATCACTAGTTTGAATCTTGACAAG ACACATCTTCTGGAAACCATATTGATGAAAGAATATGGGGGTGATGAAGACGCACTTCTAGCAGAATTGCAGTTTGCATTCATTGCATTTCTG ATGGGTCAATCTCTTCAAGCATTTCTGCAGTGGAAGCTTTTAGTGAGTCTCTTACTTGGTTGTACAGAATCT CCTCTTCGCTCCAGGAGTTTGCTATTTACCAAG TTTATCAAGGTCATATATTATCAATTGAAATTTGGGTTACAAAAGGAACAAAAAGATACTGGTGATGTGCCTCAAGGAGTGTCAGCATTGTTGGAAGAGTCTTGGTTATCTTCTGATAGCTTTTTGCACCGTTTATGCAAG GATTTCTTTTTGGTAGTGCTCGAAGCTCCTGTGGTTGATGGGGACCTTCTCACTTGG AAGGCTGAGGACACTGCTTGA